The following coding sequences are from one Mytilus trossulus isolate FHL-02 chromosome 8, PNRI_Mtr1.1.1.hap1, whole genome shotgun sequence window:
- the LOC134681032 gene encoding uncharacterized protein LOC134681032 encodes MKKLHEHRLALTKAKSTKTKTSKGKKTSRSGSSNVSDMSSLARRKRAKAEAAKSKIAFVEKHAIILQQEAMLEEQALFRQIEMEQEATRKKAEMEQEVAQRKVQLEQEAAHRKVQLEQEAAHRKVQLEQEAMRRKAQMQQEAVRVSREKAELKARFNLLEAQREAAAAEAEARILEYDDSQAFSELPDEKEDPLQRVQDFVNKLPVSTVVKEVTEPQRKKQIPVKIELSHDAPAFVPSVAPKLLSQTSAVLPSNNKSPEVTFIPDLGLVTGIQKLGLSDESPTEHQKQGVKEAIPVLRIKQDFIEEIPVSHQKQGIVEEIPVAHQQQINFTSEITRFLLRKDLLFSRLTSFNDRAESFHTWKASFKNVTDELQVSDSEQIDLLIKWLGPESAKHAISIRASNANNPTIGIQRLWKRLDERYGALEMLEASLKSKLEKFPTLTNKDNARLYELSDILSEIEYHKENPKLGCLLAYFDSSSGINPIVEKLPYGLQEKWITRASRFKSKYEVAFPPFTEFSAFIREISKIKNDPGFIFGSKATSNIKDATPRFTPQTSSKVNVHKTAVEQQTEDSSQQQDLCILHKTKHTLNECRAFRGKPIEERKELLRQNNVCYKCCESTTHRSRDCNASISCNECGSERHTTALHITRPQQSEKSQFSSPRQAYGGELTQVYGGEQTESAETKLTSVSSICTEIYKDHKSEKSYAKILPVDVYHKDKTDKIIRMYAIIDDQSNRSLASPEFFSLFNVREKPVNYSLTTCSGRVATSGKRGKDFVIKSVHSDVQFDLPTLIECNNIPNNRDEIPTPEVAMHHPHLTELRGSITPLEERCQILLLIGRDLIEAHHVLEQRLGPSRTPFAQKLRLGWVIIGNTYIDKQTVPIEVNTKITNVSITESKQRLASRPEIAVKDNNPIVVQSKDKNFQTNAKVAKSHSIQYLECTRPSTKPGKRTNSSKGTLLASVKAKSLTSIEKSIDKENFIPKSTGPEVHGEEISSIQKYIPIEEPIANINMPLSKQPLLRGGSRIAKSDLNFSEKEPVVLSGHHQKVTPFLGHYYNTIKHRGPHFIDRTTGSARWNVRTKRLISLDTQRDVTFRQTGIGSSISSRHTHRRTTFNRRRRLTTLEKTVPTISTATMEHFANHSNRIREILLQRTRNCAEPSFPWN; translated from the coding sequence ATGAAAAAACTACACGAGCATCGCCTCGCCCTAACAAAGGCCAAATCCACTAAAACAAAGACCTCAAAAGGTAAGAAAACCTCACGCAGCGGTAGCTCTAACGTGTCAGACATGTCAAGCCTAGCACGGAGAAAGCGTGCCAAGGCAGAGGCTGCCAAGtctaaaatagcctttgtagaGAAACATGCCATTATCCTACAACAGGAAGCAATGTTAGAGGAACAAGCCCTGTTCAGACAAATTGAAATGGAACAGGAAGCCACACGTAAAAAGGCAGAAATGGAGCAAGAAGTCGCTCAACGTAAAGTTCAACTAGAACAGGAGGCTGCTCACAGAAAAGTGCAACTAGAACAGGAGGCTGCTCACAGAAAAGTGCAATTAGAACAAGAGGCTATGCGCAGGAAGGCTCAAATGCAACAAGAAGCCGTACGGGTAAGCCGTGAAAAAGCCGAGCTGAAAGCCAGATTTAACCTTCTTGAAGCACAGAGAGAAGCTGCAGCCGCAGAAGCCGAGGCTCGTATCCTGGAATACGATGACAGCCAAGCGTTTAGCGAACTACCTGACGAAAAGGAAGACCCGCTCCAGCGCGTGCAAGATTTCGTCAATAAACTTCCTGTATCAACTGTTGTAAAGGAAGTAACAGAACCTCAAAGGAAAAAACAAATTCCTGTTAAGATCGAGCTGAGTCACGACGCACCAGCGTTCGTGCCATCCGTGGCACCGAAGTTGCTGTCACAGACATCTGCTGTCTTGCCTTCCAATAATAAGTCACCGGAAGTTACCTTTATCCCAGATCTGGGATTAGTAACCGGCATACAAAAATTAGGCCTTTCAGATGAGAGCCCTACTGAACATCAAAAACAGGGTGTTAAAGAAGCGATCCCTGTCTTACGCATAAAACAAGACTTTATAGAAGAGATCCCTGTTTCACACCAAAAACAAGGCATAGTAGAAGAGATCCCTGTTGCACACCAGCAACAAATCAACTTTACATCAGAGATAACTAGATTCCTTTTACGCAAGGACTTGCTTTTCTCCCGATTAACAAGCTTTAACGATCGGGCAGAGTCATTTCATACTTGGAAAGCAAGCTTCAAGAACGTGACTGATGAGTTACAAGTCTCCGACTCAGAACAGATCGATTTACTGATCAAGTGGCTCGGTCCAGAGTCTGCTAAACACGCCATTAGCATAAGAGCGTCGAACGCTAATAATCCTACCATAGGTATACAGAGATTATGGAAGAGGCTTGACGAGCGGTATGGTGCTCTAGAAATGTTGGAAGCCTCTCTCAAGAGTAAACTTGAAAAATTCCCTACCTTAACAAATAAGGACAACGCACGTCTCTACGAACTGTCTGATATTCTATCGGAAATCGAATATCACAAGGAAAATCCCAAGCTGGGATGTTTGCTTGCTTATTTCGACTCTTCGTCCGGGATAAATCCTATTGTGGAAAAACTGCCATACGGACTCCAAGAAAAGTGGATTACAAGGGCTTCAAGATTCAAGTCTAAATATGAAGTTGCCTTTCCACCTTTCACAGAATTCTCTGCCTTTATCAGGGAAATTAGCAAAATTAAGAACGATCCTGGGTTCATCTTTGGGTCAAAAgcaacatcaaatataaaagacgCTACGCCAAGGTTCACACCTCAGACGTCCTCCAAAGTCAACGTCCATAAGACGGCTGTTGAACAGCAAACTGAAGACAGCAGTCAACAACAAGATCTGTGTATCCTACACAAGACAAAGCATACCTTGAATGAATGCCGAGCATTCCGAGGCAAACCAATCGAGGAACGCAAGGAACTGTTAAGACAAAACAATGTGTGCTACAAGTGTTGTGAGTCAACCACACACAGAAGTCGGGACTGCAACGCAAGTATCAGTTGTAATGAGTGTGGTAGTGAACGACATACCACAGCACTTCACATCACTAGACCACAACAATCTGAAAAATCCCAGTTTAGCTCACCCAGACAAGCCTACGGCGGGGAGCTAACACAAGTCTACGGCGGGGAGCAGACAGAGTCAGCTGAAACAAAGTTAACCTCTGTGAGTTCGATCTGCACAGAGATCTACAAAGATCATAAGAGCGAGAAGTCGTATGCTAAGATATTACCTGTCGACGTGTACCACAAGGACAAGACAGACAAAATTATCAGGATGTACGCCATTATTGACGACCAAAGCAACCGGTCTCTTGCCTCGCCTGAATTCTTCAGTCTGTTCAACGTTCGGGAGAAACCTGTAAACTACTCTCTTACAACATGTTCCGGCAGAGTAGCTACTTCCGGGAAAAGAGGAAAAGATTTCGTCATAAAATCTGTACATAGTGACGTACAGTTTGATCTGCCTACATTAATTGAATGTAATAATATTCCCAATAATCGAGACGAAATTCCTACTCCTGAAGTTGCAATGCATCATCCTCATCTGACAGAACTCAGAGGAAGCATTACACCACTAGAGGAACGTTGTCAAATTCTACTCCTAATTGGAAGGGACCTTATAGAGGCACACCACGTCCTTGAACAACGCCTAGGACCATCCCGAACTCCATTTGCCCAAAAGTTGAGACTTGGTTGGGTCATAATTGGAAATACATACATTGACAAGCAAACTGTTCCTATTGAAGTCAACACAAAGATAACCAACGTTTCAATCACGGAATCAAAACAACGTCTTGCTTCAAGACCGGAAATAGCCGTCAAGGACAATAATCCAATTGTTGTTCAGTCTAAGGACAAAAACTTTCAAACGAATGCCAAGGTCGCAAAATCGCATTCAATACAATACCTTGAATGTACAAGACCTAGTACCAAGCCTGGTAAACGCACTAATTCATCTAAAGGGACATTACTCGCGTCAGTAAAAGCAAAATCTTTGACCTCGATAGAAAAATCTATAGATAAAGAAAACTTCATTCCGAAATCAACAGGACCTGAAGTTCATGGTGAGGAAATCAGtagcattcaaaaatatattccgATAGAAGAACCTATTGCCAATATCAATATGCCTTTGAGCAAGCAACCTCTACTCCGAGGAGGAAGCAGAATTGCCAAATCTGACTTGAATTTTAGTGAAAAGGAACCAGTAGTCTTATCTGGACATCATCAGAAAGTAACACCTTTTCTTGGACATTACTACAACACAATCAAACATAGAGGACCCCACTTCATAGATAGAACAACTGGATCAGCAAGATGGAACGTTAGAACGAAACGCTTAATTTCGTTGGATACTCAAAGAGATGTGACATTTCGCCAAACTGGAATAGGATCAAGTATTAGCTCTCGTCATACCCATCGGAGGACCACCTTCAACCGTCGTCGCCGTCTAACAACGTTGGAGAAAACAGTTCCTACTATCTCAACAGCAACTATGGAACATTTTGCGAATCACAGCAACCGCATTAGAGAGATCCTTCTTCAAAGAACAAGAAACTGCGCCGAACCCAGTTTTCCGTGGAATTAA